The following proteins come from a genomic window of Synechococcus sp. BIOS-E4-1:
- the sds gene encoding solanesyl diphosphate synthase, producing the protein MTTVTDLLEPVEADLEILLSDLRNLIGAGHPILQAAAEHLFSAGGKRLRPGIVLLISRALDSAGGLTSRHRRLAEITEMIHTASLVHDDVVDEAATRRGVETVHSRFNHRVAVLAGDFLFAQASWHLANLDNLDVVKLLSRVIMDLADGEVKQGLYRYDTGQTFETYLEKSYCKTASLVANSARAAGVLSGCTEPQLESLYRYGRQLGLAFQVVDDILDFTASDQQLGKPAASDLSSGYLTAPALYALERNPAMGVLIEREFSNEGDLDEALGMVRQSDAIARTRQLAETFAQESREALTWLPDSPYRTALLELPDFVLSRLY; encoded by the coding sequence ATGACCACCGTCACCGATTTGCTGGAGCCAGTTGAGGCGGATCTGGAGATTCTGCTCAGCGATCTCCGCAATCTGATCGGAGCAGGTCATCCAATTCTTCAGGCCGCTGCAGAGCATCTGTTCAGTGCTGGTGGCAAGCGCCTGCGGCCTGGCATTGTCTTGTTGATCTCAAGAGCTCTTGACAGTGCTGGCGGTCTCACCTCCCGTCACCGCCGGTTGGCTGAGATCACCGAGATGATCCATACCGCTTCACTGGTTCACGACGATGTCGTGGATGAAGCGGCAACCCGGCGTGGCGTTGAAACCGTTCACAGTCGATTCAATCACCGTGTGGCTGTTCTGGCAGGTGATTTCCTGTTTGCTCAGGCCAGTTGGCATCTTGCCAACCTCGACAACCTCGATGTGGTGAAACTGCTCAGCCGCGTGATCATGGATCTCGCTGACGGTGAGGTGAAGCAGGGTCTGTACCGATACGACACAGGGCAAACCTTCGAGACCTACCTGGAAAAGAGTTACTGCAAGACGGCTTCTCTGGTTGCCAATAGTGCCCGTGCAGCAGGGGTTCTCAGCGGCTGCACCGAACCTCAGCTGGAATCTCTCTACCGCTACGGACGTCAGCTGGGTCTGGCCTTCCAGGTGGTGGACGACATTCTTGATTTCACGGCCAGTGATCAGCAGCTTGGTAAGCCTGCCGCCAGCGATCTGTCCAGTGGATATCTCACCGCACCTGCTTTGTATGCCCTGGAAAGGAATCCAGCCATGGGTGTTCTGATCGAACGCGAATTCAGCAACGAGGGAGATCTCGATGAGGCGCTGGGCATGGTGCGTCAGTCGGATGCGATTGCCCGTACCCGTCAACTAGCTGAGACCTTTGCCCAGGAGTCACGCGAAGCTCTCACCTGGCTTCCCGATTCTCCCTATCGCACAGCCTTGTTGGAACTCCCCGATTTCGTGCTCAGTCGTCTTTACTGA
- a CDS encoding HAD family phosphatase has protein sequence MVEVQAAACLDWMPTSDPFPLSHQLTTQPKACLFDLDGLLLDTEPLHARAWQQAAQQFGTDLATDQLIKLQGRRRLENARLVCTWIDPSITPEQLLAVRQPIAEQLLPEAKAMEGAESLVRTAGRLGIPMALVTSSDRESVQRKIGNHPWVNRLQLMICGDEPGLRAGKPAPHPFLMGAERLKVRPQDCWAFEDSKAGCESALAAGCLVWRLIRKTEDVHQPASEAQALMHDERLFAINQLSEAQSWLEALVSKDD, from the coding sequence ATGGTTGAGGTTCAAGCAGCAGCCTGTCTGGACTGGATGCCCACATCAGACCCGTTTCCGCTGAGTCATCAGCTCACCACCCAACCCAAGGCCTGCCTGTTCGATCTGGACGGCCTGTTGCTGGACACCGAGCCCCTTCATGCGCGCGCCTGGCAACAGGCAGCACAACAGTTCGGAACAGATCTTGCAACGGATCAGCTGATCAAACTGCAAGGGCGCCGGCGGCTCGAGAATGCCAGGCTCGTTTGCACCTGGATCGATCCGTCGATCACACCGGAACAACTGCTTGCCGTCAGGCAGCCGATCGCAGAACAGCTTCTGCCTGAAGCCAAAGCGATGGAGGGTGCGGAATCGCTGGTGCGAACAGCCGGCCGCCTTGGCATTCCGATGGCTCTTGTGACCAGCAGTGACCGGGAATCAGTACAACGCAAGATTGGAAATCACCCCTGGGTGAATCGCCTGCAGCTGATGATCTGCGGCGATGAACCAGGGCTGAGAGCCGGCAAACCAGCTCCGCATCCTTTCCTGATGGGAGCGGAACGACTGAAGGTCAGACCTCAAGACTGCTGGGCCTTTGAAGATTCCAAGGCGGGATGCGAATCAGCATTGGCTGCTGGTTGCCTGGTTTGGCGCCTGATCAGAAAGACAGAAGATGTTCATCAGCCGGCTTCTGAAGCGCAAGCTTTGATGCATGATGAGCGACTGTTTGCGATCAACCAGCTCAGCGAAGCCCAGAGTTGGCTTGAAGCGTTGGTCAGTAAAGACGACTGA
- the acs gene encoding acetate--CoA ligase — protein MTSEKSTIESVLDEQRIFEPSPDFSRSARIGGLETYRAMANAARQDPEAFWGDAARKQLFWFTPFDTVLDWSEAPFARWFEGGTTNISHNCLDRHLQSEKANKTALIWEGEPGDVRRFTYRELHAEVCKAANALKAMGIGKGDLVALYMPMVPEAAIAMLACARIGAPHSVVFGGFSAEALRDRLIDGEAKAVITADGGFRKDKPVSLKPAVDAALADGSCPTVQSVLVVQRTKQSVEMTEGRDQWWHELVEAQSADCPAEPMASEDRLFVLYTSGSTGKPKGVVHSTAGYNLWAHLTFQWIFDIRDDDVYWCTADVGWITGHSYIVYGPLSNGATTVMYEGAPRPSKPGAFWELIQKHGITIFYTAPTAIRAFMKNGREVPDQYDMSSLRLLGTVGEPINPEAWMWYRDVIGSGRCPIIDTWWQTETGGVMISPLPGATPTKPGSATLPLPGIEADVVDADGNSVGADEGGYLVVRRPWPGMMRTVHGNPQRFRESYWEHIRPADGSHIYFAGDGARRDADGYFWVMGRVDDVINVSGHRLGTMEIESALVSHPSVAEAAVVGRPDDLKGEGIVAFVTLEAGREPEDALITELRAHVGKEIGPIARPDEIRCSDALPKTRSGKIMRRILRALAAGQEVTGDTSTLEDRSVLDKLRA, from the coding sequence ATGACGAGCGAGAAATCAACCATCGAGAGCGTGCTTGATGAGCAGCGCATTTTCGAGCCGTCTCCCGATTTCTCCCGTTCTGCACGCATCGGCGGTCTGGAAACTTACAGGGCGATGGCTAATGCAGCGCGTCAGGATCCCGAAGCGTTCTGGGGAGATGCAGCACGCAAGCAACTCTTCTGGTTCACGCCTTTCGACACTGTCCTGGATTGGTCGGAGGCACCTTTTGCCCGCTGGTTTGAAGGTGGTACCACCAACATCTCCCACAACTGCCTGGATCGCCATCTTCAGAGTGAGAAGGCCAACAAAACGGCACTGATCTGGGAGGGAGAGCCCGGTGACGTGCGACGGTTCACCTACCGAGAACTGCATGCCGAGGTCTGCAAAGCCGCCAATGCCCTCAAAGCGATGGGCATCGGTAAGGGTGACCTCGTTGCTCTGTATATGCCGATGGTGCCTGAGGCGGCGATCGCCATGCTCGCCTGCGCTCGCATCGGTGCGCCCCATTCCGTCGTGTTCGGTGGTTTTTCAGCTGAAGCACTTCGCGATCGTCTGATCGACGGTGAAGCCAAAGCGGTGATCACGGCCGATGGAGGCTTCCGCAAGGACAAACCTGTATCGCTGAAGCCTGCTGTTGATGCGGCTCTTGCCGATGGCAGCTGTCCAACCGTGCAGTCCGTTCTGGTGGTGCAGCGCACCAAGCAGTCGGTTGAGATGACGGAAGGGCGTGATCAGTGGTGGCATGAACTGGTCGAGGCGCAGAGCGCCGATTGCCCCGCGGAACCGATGGCCAGTGAAGACCGTCTTTTCGTCTTGTACACCTCAGGCTCCACGGGTAAGCCCAAGGGTGTTGTGCACAGCACGGCGGGATACAACCTCTGGGCTCACCTCACATTCCAATGGATCTTCGACATTCGCGACGATGATGTCTACTGGTGCACAGCGGATGTGGGCTGGATCACCGGTCACAGTTACATCGTTTACGGCCCGCTTTCCAACGGTGCCACCACGGTGATGTATGAGGGAGCGCCGCGTCCCTCCAAGCCCGGGGCGTTCTGGGAGTTGATTCAAAAACATGGCATCACGATCTTCTACACCGCTCCCACGGCAATCCGCGCGTTCATGAAAAACGGGCGTGAGGTGCCTGATCAGTACGACATGAGCAGCCTGCGTCTGCTGGGAACTGTGGGAGAACCGATCAATCCCGAGGCCTGGATGTGGTACAGGGATGTGATCGGCTCCGGTCGTTGCCCGATCATCGATACCTGGTGGCAGACCGAAACCGGTGGCGTGATGATCAGTCCTCTCCCGGGTGCGACCCCCACGAAGCCCGGTTCAGCCACACTGCCGTTGCCGGGTATTGAAGCCGACGTGGTCGATGCGGACGGCAACTCGGTTGGAGCCGATGAAGGTGGTTACCTGGTGGTGCGACGTCCCTGGCCCGGGATGATGCGCACGGTGCACGGCAATCCTCAGCGTTTCCGTGAGAGCTACTGGGAGCACATCCGTCCGGCTGACGGCAGTCACATCTATTTCGCCGGCGATGGCGCCCGTCGTGATGCGGATGGCTACTTCTGGGTGATGGGGCGGGTGGATGACGTGATCAACGTCTCCGGTCACCGCCTCGGCACCATGGAGATCGAATCTGCTCTGGTCAGTCATCCCTCTGTGGCTGAGGCAGCTGTTGTCGGTCGTCCAGATGATCTCAAGGGTGAGGGCATTGTTGCCTTCGTCACCCTTGAGGCGGGACGTGAACCGGAGGATGCCCTGATCACAGAACTGCGGGCCCATGTCGGCAAGGAGATCGGCCCGATTGCGAGGCCCGATGAGATCCGCTGCAGCGATGCCCTGCCCAAGACCCGCAGCGGCAAGATCATGCGCCGGATCCTTCGTGCCCTCGCTGCTGGTCAGGAAGTCACAGGAGACACCAGCACGCTTGAGGATCGCTCAGTGCTGGACAAGCTGCGCGCCTGA
- a CDS encoding VOC family protein: protein MKRKPNVSYRYHHMGVPTSEQRPDEHYSSTFRMYTSGGEDPGGFRIQFHRFESGSCLHPLIQSTPHVAFQVDDLEAAVADERLLLGPYEPFSSFRVAIIEEEGVPIELIETELTEDEIWGEPKASSVIYPEETVPLSAQEVIRS from the coding sequence ATGAAACGCAAGCCCAACGTCAGCTACCGCTACCACCACATGGGCGTTCCCACGTCTGAGCAACGCCCTGATGAGCACTACAGCTCCACATTTCGGATGTACACATCCGGTGGCGAGGATCCCGGAGGATTCCGGATTCAGTTTCATCGTTTTGAATCCGGGAGCTGCCTGCACCCACTGATTCAGTCCACCCCACATGTGGCATTTCAGGTGGATGATCTGGAGGCCGCAGTGGCTGATGAGCGGTTGCTTCTCGGGCCCTATGAACCGTTCAGCAGCTTCAGGGTGGCCATCATCGAAGAGGAAGGTGTCCCGATTGAGCTGATCGAAACGGAGCTCACTGAAGATGAGATATGGGGAGAACCCAAGGCCAGTTCAGTGATCTACCCGGAGGAGACCGTGCCGCTCAGCGCCCAGGAGGTGATCAGGTCCTGA
- a CDS encoding DUF1350 family protein — MSSWVRFRDCWTLYPRQPRGLVEFVGGSYLAATPQISYRRLLEGLAARGVAVHAWSYVPGFDHQLQAREAWSAMRACRTRMQDRLGQLSPPLRLGHSLGCKLHLLAPDGGRNCSGLVALSFNNFTADQSIPLLGVVAPSLGVNTEFSPSPKETLRLIKRQYLQPRNQVVRFNRDQIDQSLDLITALQCRQGDRSELLRLPGDHLTPASAGLRRQFLGDWAEGSDRQQQVNRLQDLITSWALSGTVSSG, encoded by the coding sequence ATGAGCAGCTGGGTTCGATTCCGTGACTGCTGGACCCTGTATCCGCGCCAGCCAAGGGGTCTGGTGGAATTTGTGGGTGGCAGTTATCTGGCAGCCACCCCTCAGATCAGCTACCGACGCCTGCTCGAAGGACTTGCTGCCCGCGGAGTTGCTGTGCATGCCTGGAGCTATGTGCCTGGTTTCGACCACCAACTCCAGGCACGTGAGGCCTGGAGTGCCATGCGCGCCTGTCGGACCCGAATGCAAGACCGCCTGGGACAGCTTTCACCACCTCTGCGTCTCGGTCACAGCCTGGGTTGCAAACTGCATCTGCTTGCTCCCGATGGAGGGCGTAACTGCAGCGGCCTTGTGGCGCTCAGCTTCAACAACTTCACCGCAGATCAGTCGATTCCCCTGCTCGGCGTGGTTGCTCCAAGCCTGGGGGTGAACACCGAATTCAGTCCGAGCCCCAAGGAAACCCTGAGACTGATCAAGCGTCAGTACCTGCAACCCCGTAATCAGGTGGTGCGATTTAACAGGGATCAGATCGACCAGAGCCTCGACCTGATCACCGCTCTGCAGTGTCGCCAGGGAGACCGCAGCGAGCTTCTCAGGTTGCCTGGAGATCACCTCACACCCGCCAGTGCCGGCCTGCGCAGACAGTTCCTGGGCGACTGGGCGGAAGGCAGCGACCGGCAGCAGCAGGTGAACCGGCTTCAGGACCTGATCACCTCCTGGGCGCTGAGCGGCACGGTCTCCTCCGGGTAG
- a CDS encoding peroxiredoxin — protein MALTVGDSVPSINLEDHEGNSCAIGERNGTPLVLFFYPKDETPGCTAEACGFRDSHQELQQLGAQVWGVSGDDLVSHRRFAERHQLPFPLLSDSDQRLRRAFGVPKTFGLLPSRVTYVIDGQGVIRHVFNNLLDGPAHVREAMQVLRSLQPSQ, from the coding sequence ATGGCCCTCACCGTGGGTGACAGCGTTCCGTCCATCAACCTGGAGGACCACGAAGGCAACAGCTGCGCGATCGGTGAGCGCAACGGCACACCCCTGGTGCTGTTCTTCTATCCCAAGGACGAAACCCCAGGTTGCACCGCAGAAGCCTGCGGTTTCCGTGATTCCCATCAGGAACTTCAACAGCTCGGTGCTCAGGTCTGGGGTGTCAGCGGTGACGATCTGGTCAGCCATCGCCGCTTCGCCGAACGTCATCAGCTTCCGTTTCCGCTTCTGAGTGACAGTGATCAACGTCTGCGCAGAGCCTTCGGCGTCCCCAAGACTTTCGGTTTGCTGCCGTCGCGCGTCACCTACGTGATTGACGGCCAGGGTGTGATCCGGCACGTGTTCAACAACCTGCTCGATGGCCCCGCCCATGTGCGCGAGGCGATGCAGGTGCTTCGTTCGCTGCAACCCAGCCAATGA